Proteins found in one Oncorhynchus gorbuscha isolate QuinsamMale2020 ecotype Even-year linkage group LG15, OgorEven_v1.0, whole genome shotgun sequence genomic segment:
- the LOC123996805 gene encoding nucleoprotein TPR-like isoform X8, with protein MATVLLQALERAEIAKLPKAVQNKLEKLFSDLQYEIDSLKSHQEQFRVDSEQQFFEKVQRLEQSQEQFVTQTEQHHKLREEFTKIDEELKSVLEKNKEYEINQEKLTSEQAQLCKAKNELEAEKRELVRTLERRSQEVAYLSEDLQRLNDKVAEVNASKMGLQLKLDELESSEVNIKYREKRMEQEKELLRGQTAWLNAELKAKSEELLALSRQKGNQILELKCSLENKEDELNRVQDQVTSLKTSNEGLQKQAEDIINKLKEDKEQQASMEEKFRNELNANIKLSNLYKGAAADSESKSEELSGAVEELHKLLKDAGEANKALEVRLQEMDDCRDNEAAALKERIINLEKELENANELLSDTKLRGSAGAASVLSEETITTMSPTAVAVAKIVKPGMKLTELYTAYVETQEALQLERVENKRVNKYLDDIVQEVEAKGPILKRQRDEHERMQKSVASLSSKLEQAVKEVHRLQKVTDEANKRSSVLERDNQRSDVQLADMGQQIRVLLIELEEARGNHVAHDEEVSSADISSTSEVITQHLVTFRGVEELQQQNQRLLVALRELSEAQEREEEETTGTKCSELERSLEKAQAELEALREQRSHQMQLAESIVRQRDMYRVLLAQATGVSFPQQGAAAAEEFSSTPRRSPAATPTTPTGIITMATESTEVVEAKAALRQLQEVFSSYKRERSESDKALMEQSEKLQKQVSDQRFQNAKISTQLEFTSKRYEMLQDNVKGYRKEIASLMEKGQKMAAAAQKCEQTVHTMTQDLRVVQEKLNMAEGRAESLRKEREMLKLVESRLTQEKETMQTQQRGQNMLLTNLKTIEATLERSETDTRQRLNTQIEKQEREIGQLQKRLEHEVEQRHLLSRNQDLQLMDTKRQLEAQTALLQKTRDQLSAAQLEVSSLRLQQGSGEGGRLSLSSPPTPMGIRGFQVSEGDSEDLHGRLKQAETRAEELTEQLRTATSSMELYRAMAQSLEESLDKEMQVTEQARSAIEERVKEAQEQHRQLEKKLLEAEKEKQGLQEEKMKALASVEQQVAVLRRSLSSVQADHQEALQMAAVAAAQEQQAMLDSQEQAKLASEAQDKYEREMMLHAADVESLQAAKAQALQAAMLRQQLEERAQRASAQLLEARVSWEEQERILKEEMSKVVFRSEELQRQNSLLHEQIQTMSCKMAATLQRQANESPLNISLTEEGKSQDQVLEILRFVRREKEIAESRFEVAQGESLRHRLRVEHLERELRELQESLSAERERMQVTAKTLAKHDELMKKTETMSVLMETNKMLREEKERMEQELQQTQAKVRKLESDIMPMQESNAELSEKSGMLQAEKRILEEDIKRWKARTQHLVSQQKDTDPEEYKRLHSEKEAHLKRIQQLTEETGRLKAEVARSGGSVTSLQSQVQMLREGLGKVSSDRDARRRSMEAMNLDIQEKFRTITQVKKIGRRYKTQYEELKVEHDKMVFEAASTPAQEQEAQQASAQELQGLKDSLGQAETRTKDLEGQLDNLNKVVGEREAEVRGSQEQASRLQTELTRLRQELQEKASQEDTLRQQMAEKEEKTRKAFVGAKQRINQLMGSKDQLQKENEELKQQREELEVRVSALKSQYEGRLSRQERELRDLREQQERHGEQRDEPLEQGPSKAQEQQRTTEQRGPLKTTQATDRGSTSTSEPPTANIKPTPLGAQGPSKPPAIPGNKPTPRASIRPMITPATVPTPTPTATVMPTTQVENQEAMQSSEGPPEHVTVYGSASGSVRSTSPNVQTTNPMLVVQQTQTQTTAFVQPTQQQSLPHTEPANQEQPPAPVMEAAPSSQMERPSTSTAVFGTVSATPGTSSMSKRPREEEQDSSMVADTDTPQEDPSEPPIPKKLRIIQRVDPEEPEAQEEVLAEGSAEGLVPGEGQEAPETSQQVEEEYPVLEEAEEGAASQSVPVEMLLSETAFISFSYDANEEPPQHDVIVIVTDSESEDEQQEEVEEDEEEEPDYDEEEEEDDDEEEEEEDEDDGGMGDEGEESNEGSRDGNEAYEGDDTEGPDGTDPGTETEESLGASDSTQRPADSQTHSFEGSSSMEAFSSDPTSSAPRMHQSPRRAPHPLPPRLNITQERGPPAQRPMRRQSVGRVPQLTPGMASGGQHFFADDDRMVPSTPTLVPPHRSDSFAEAIHSPQVAGVPRFRFGTPEDLMPQTTTSHSDLGHLASQGGLGMYDSPLFLPGNEDESGGLSVPTTPLQVAAPVSIFAEVPPSDGTEHTSQSVSMVTTSTPVLVVAEGPSPGDERDDVFMAPGGDLVEVSLEPVMSRAGEIEEPTQVSDDCGLPSTSQELSSSSADTSRTQPKPSRPGHSRQLQRWTENRMRRGTLPSRGVTGTGRRFAR; from the exons atggCTACAGTGCTACTTCAAGCGTTGGAGCGCGCTGAGATAGCGAAGCTACCAAAAGCTGTTCAAAATAAACTAGAAAAGTTATTTTCTGATCTGCAATATGAAATAGATTCCCTCAAGTCACACCAGGAGCAATTTAGAGTCGATAGCG AACAACAGTTCTTTGAGAAAGTGCAACGTCTTGAACAGAGTCAGGAACAGTTTGTGACCCAGACTGAACAGCACCACAAACTCCGAGAGGAGTTCACCAAGATCG ATGAAGAACTCAAGAGTGTACTAGAAAAGAATAAAGAGTATGAAATCAACCAAGAGAAGTTGACATCTGAACAG GCCCAGCTCTGTAAAGCCAAAAATGAACTGGAGGCAGAGAAGCGGGAGCTTGTGCGTACATTGGAGAGGAGATCCCAGGAAGTGGCCTATCTGAGTG aGGACCTGCAGCGCCTCAATGACAAAGTGGCGGAAGTCAATGCCTCAAAGATGGGGCTGCAGCTCAAGTTGGATGAGCTTGAATCCTCAGAGGTCAACATCAAG TACCGTGAGAAGCGTATGGAGCAGGAAAAGGAGCTGTTGCGAGGCCAGACTGCCTGGCTGAACGCAGAGCTCAAGGCTAAAAGTGAGGAGCTGCTGGCTCTTTCACGCCAGAAGGGCAACCAGATCCTGGAGCTGAAGTGCAGCTTGGAGAACAAAGAGGATGAG ttgaaCAGAGTCCAGGACCAAGTGACCAGTTTGAAGACTTCAAATGAAGGCCTTCAGAAGCAGGCTGAAGACATAATCAACAAACTGAAAGAGGATAAGGAGCAGCAGGCTAGCATGGAGGAGAAGTTTAGAAACGAGCTGAATGCCAACATCAAGCTCTCCAACTTGTACAAG GGAGCTGCTGCAGACTCTGAGTCCAAGAGTGAGGAATTGAGTGGGGCTGTAGAGGAGCTGCACAAGCTGCTGAAAGATGCtggagagg cGAACAAGGCCCTAGAGGTGAGGTTGCAGGAGATGGATGACTGTCGGGACAATGAGGCTGCTGCGCTGAAGGAGAGGATCATCAATTTGGAAAAAGAACTGGAGAACGCCAACGAACTGCTGTCCGACACCAAGCTCAGAG GCTCTGCTGGTGCAGCCTCAGTGCTGTCAGAGGAAACGATTACCACCATGTCCCCGACCGCAGTCGCCGTTGCCAAGATCGTCAAACCTGGCATGAAGCTGACTGAG TTGTACACAGCGTATGTGGAGACCCAGGAGGCACTGCAACTGGAGCGTGTGGAGAACAAGCGGGTGAATAAGTACTTGGATGACATAGTGCAGGAGGTGGAGGCTAAGGGTCCCATCCTCAAACGCCAGAGGGATGAGCATGAGCGTATGCAGAAATCTGTGGCCAGCCTTTCATCCAAGCTGGAACAGGCAGTTAAG GAGGTTCACCGTCTGCAGAAGGTGACTGACGAGGCCAACAAGCGCTCTTCTGTCCTggagagagacaaccagaggtCTGATGTGCAGCTTGCAGACATGGGGCAGCAG atcCGTGTCCTACTCATTGAGTTGGAGGAGGCGCGTGGTAACCATGTAGCCCATGACGAGGAGGTGAGCTCTGCTGACATCAGCAGCACGTCAGAGGTCATCACGCAGCACCTGGTGACGTTTCGTGGGGTGGAGGAGCTCCAGCAGCAGAACCAGCGCCTCCTGGTGGCCCTCCGAGAGCTCAGCGAGgcacaggagagggaggaggaagagaccaCTGGCACCAA gtgcagtGAGCTGGAGCGCAGTCTGGAGAAGGcccaggcagagctggaggcTCTGCGAGAGCAGCGGAGCCACCAGATGCAGCTGGCTGAGTCCATCGTTAGGCAGAGAGATATGTACAGAGTGCTGCTGGCCCAGGCCACCGgagtcagcttccctcagcaAG GTGCAGCAGCTGCTGAGGAGTTCTCTAGCACCCCCCGCCGCTCCCCTGCCGCCACCCCCACCACACCCACTGGAATCATTACTATGGCAACCGAGTCAACCGAGGTGGTAGAGGCCAAGGCAGCCCTCCGACAG TTGCAGGAAGTGTTCTCTTCCTATAAGAGGGAGAGGTCTGAGAGTGACAAGGCCCTGATGGAGCAGAGTGAGAAGCTACAGAAGCAGGTGTCTGACCAGAGATTCCAGAATGCCAAGATATCCACCCAGCTGGAGTTTACTTCCAAGAG GTATGAGATGCTTCAGGATAATGTTAAGGGCTACAGGAAGGAGATTGCCTCTCTGATGGAGAAGGGACAGAAGATGGCTGCTGCAGCCCAGAAGTGTGagcagactgttcacaccatgacCCAGGACCTGAGGGTTGTCCAGGAGAAACTAAACATGGCAGAG GGTCGTGCTGAGAGcctcaggaaggagagagagatgctgaagCTAGTGGAGTCCAGACTGACCCAGGAGAAGGAGACCATGCAGACCCAACAACGAGGACAGAACATGCTGCTCACCAATCTCAAGACCATAGAG GCCACGTTGGAGCGCTCCGAGACAGACACCAGGCAGCGTCTGAACACCCAGATAGAGAAGCAGGAGAGGGAGATCGGCCAGCTGCAGAAGAGACTGGAGCACGAGGTGGAGCAACGCCACCTGCTGAGCAGAAACCAAGAT TTGCAGCTGATGGATACCAAGAGGCAGCTGGAGGCCCAGACGGCCCTGCTCCAGAAGACCAGGGATCAGCTGAGTGCTGCCCAGCTGGAGGTGAGCTCTCTCAGGCTGCagcagggcagtggagagggtggTCGTCTGTCCCTGAGCTCCCCGCCCACTCCCATGGGCATCAGAG GTTTCCAGGTTTCAGAAGGGGACTCTGAGGATCTGCATGGCCGCCTGAAGCAGGCAGAAACACGGGCAGAGGAGCTGACAGAGCAGCTGAGGACAGCCACCTCCAGCATGGAGCTGTACAGAGCCATGGCCCAGAGCCTAGAGGAGTCCCTGGACAAGGAGATGCAG GTGACAGAGCAGGCTCGGTCTGCCATTGAGGAGCGTGTGAAGGAAGCCCAGGAGCAGCACCGTCAGTTGGAGAAAAAGCTCctggaggcagagaaggagaagCAGGGCCtgcaggaggagaagatgaaaGCCCTGGCCTCCGTGGAGCAGCAG GTGGCTGTGCTGAGGAGGAGTCTGAGCAGTGTGCAGGCGGACCACCAGGAGGCTCTACAGATGGCGGCGGTGGCAGCAGCCCAGGAACAGCAGGCCATGCTGGACAGCCAGGAGCAG GCCAAGCTGGCGTCAGAGGCACAAGATAAGTATGAGCGTGAGATGATGCTCCACGCTGCAGACGTGGAGTCCCTCCAGGCAGCCAAGGCCCAGGCCCTGCAGGCAGCCATGCTCAGACAGCAGCTGGAGGAGAGGGCCCAGAGAGCCTCTGCTCAGCTACTGGAGGCCAGAGTCTCctgggaggaacaggagaggatcCTCAAG GAGGAGATGTCTAAGGTGGTGTTTCGTTCTGAAGAGCTGCAGAGGCAGAACAGCCTCCTCCATGAACAGATTCAGACCATGAGCTGCAAGATGGCCGCCACCCTGCAGCGCCAGGCCAATGAGAGCCCTCTGAACATCTCCCTCACGGAGGAAGGCAAGTCTCAGGACCAGGTCCTTGAGATACTCAG GTTTGTGCGCCGAGAGAAGGAGATAGCGGAGTCTCGATTCGAGGTGGCCCAAGGAGAGAGTCTTCGCCATAGGCTGAGAGTagagcacctggagagagagctgagagaactaCAGGAGAGCCTTAGTGCTGAGAGAGAGCGAATGCAG GTGACAGCTAAGACCCTGGCTAAGCATGATGAGCTGATGAAGAAGACTGAGACCATGAGTGTCCTGATGGAGACCAACAAGATgctgagggaggagaaggagaggatggagcAGGAGCTCCAGCAGACACAGGCTAAA GTGCGTAAGCTGGAGTCGGACATAATGCCCATGCAGGAGTCCAACGCTGAACTGAGTGAGAAGAGCGGCATGCTGCAAGCAGAGAAGAGGATTCTGGAAGAGGACATCAAACGCTGGAAGGCCAGAACACAG CACCTGGTGAGCCAGCAGAAGGACACAGACCCAGAGGAGTACAAGCGTCTCCACTCTGAGAAGGAGGCTCACCTCAAACGCATCCAGCAGCTCACTGAGGAGACGGGCAGACTCAAGGCTGAGGTGGCCAG GAGTGGCGGCTCGGTGACGTCCCTCCAGAGCCAGGTGCAGATGCTGCGTGAGGGTCTGGGGAAGGTAAGCTCTGACAGGGATGCTCGGAGGAGGAGTATGGAGGCCATGAACCTGGACATCCAGGAGAAGTTCCGCACCATCACTCAGGTCAAGAAGATCGGACGCCGCTACAAGACACAGTATGAGGAGCTCAAGGTGGAGCACGACAAG ATGGTGTTTGAGGCAGCGTCCACCCCAGCCCAGGAGCAGGAGGCCCAGCAGGCCTCAGCCCAGGAGCTCCAGGGTCTGAAGGACTCCCTGGGACAGGCTGAGACCCGGACCAAAGACCTGGAGGGACAGCTGGACAACCTCAACAAG GTGGTGGGTGAGCGTGAGGCGGAGGTGCGCGGGTCACAGGAGCAGGCCTCCAGGCTGCAGACAGAGCTGACCAGGCTGAGACAGGAGCTGCAGGAGAAGGCCTCCCAGGAGGACACCCTCAGACAGCAGATGgctgagaaggaggagaagaccaGGAAGGCCTTTGTCGGGGCCAAGCAGAGGATCAACCAGCTTATGG GCTCCAAGGACCAGCTGCAGAAGGAAAATGAGGAgctgaaacagcagagggaggagctgGAGGTCAGAGTCAGTGCTCTGAAGTCCCAATACGAGGGCCGTCTGAGCCGCCAGGAGAGGGAGCTGCGGGACCTgagggaacagcaggagagaCACGGAGAGCAGAGGGATGAGCCTCTTGAACAGGGTCCCAGCAag GCTCAGGAACAGCAGAGGACCACAGAGCAGCGAGGACCACTGAAGACCACCCAAGCTACAGACCGGGGCAG CACCAGTACCTCTGAGCCCCCTACTGCCAACATCAAGCCTACCCCTCTGGGTGCTCAAGGCCCCAGCAAGCCCCCTGCCATCCCTGGGAACAAGCCCACCCCCCGGGCAAGCATCAGGCCCATGATCACCCCTGCCACTGTGCCCACCCCCACCCCTACTGCCACCGTCATGCCAACCACACAGgtggagaaccaggaag CCATGCAGTCATCCGAGGGCCCGCCTGAGCATGTGACTGTTTACGGCAGTGCCAGCGGTTCAGTACGGTCAACCAGCCCCAACGTTCAGACCACCAACCCAATGCTGGTGGTCCagcagacccagacccagaccacaGCCTTCGTCCAGCCAACACAGCAACAGAGCCTGCCCCACACTGAACCAGCCAATCAGGAGCAGCCCCCGGCCCCAGTAATGGAAGCGGCACCCAGTTCGCAAATGGAGAGGCCGTCGACGTCAACAGCCGTGTTTGGGACAG TTTCAGCCACCCCAGGAACATCTTCCATGTCCAAGAGACCTCGTGAGGAGGAGCAGGACAGCTCTATGGTGGCTGACACAGACACGCCCCAGGAGGACCCCTCTGAACCCCCCATCCCCAAGAAGCTACGCATCATCCAGAGAGTCGACCCAGAGGAGCCAGAGGCCCAAGAGGAGGTGCTGGCTGAGGGCAGTGCAGAGGGACTGGTGCCTGGCGAGGGCCAGGAAGCCCCAGAGACCAGCCAG caggtggaggaggagtaCCCAGTACTAGAGGAGGCTGAAGAGGGTGCAGCGTCTCAGTCTGTCCCCGTAGAGATGCTCCTGTCCGAGACCGCATTCATCTCATTTTCATACGACGCCAACGAAGAACCCCCCCAGCACGATGTCATCGTCATAGTGACCGACTCTGAAAGCGAGgacgagcagcaggaggaggtggaggaggatgaggaagaggaaccG GActatgatgaggaggaggaggaggatgacgacgaggaggaggaggaggaggatgaagatgatggagggatgggggatgagggggaagagagcaATGAAGGGAGCAGAGATGGCAATGAGGCATATGAAGGCGACGACACAGAG ggtCCTGATGGGACAGACCCAGGCACGGAGACGGAGGAGAGTCTAGGAGCATCTGACTCCACCCAGCGCCCGGCTGACTCCCAGACACACAGCT TCGAGGGCAGCAGCAGTATGGAAGCCTTCTCAAGTGACCCAACCAGCTCTGCTCCCAGAATGCACCAGTCTCCACGGAGAGCACCCCATCCTCTGCCCCCCCGCCTCAACATCACCCAGGAACGGGGACCCCCTGCTCAG CGCCCCATGCGTCGCCAGTCGGTAGGCAGAGTCCCTCAGCTCACCCCTGGGATGGCCAGCGGTGGA CAGCACTTTTTTGCCGATGATGACAGGATGGTTCCCAGTACTCCTACTCTGGTGCCGCCACACCGCTCTGACAGCTTTGCAGAAGCTATCca TTCTCCCCAGGTGGCTGGTGTACCCCGGTTCAGGTTCGGCACCCCAGAGGACCTGATGCCCCAGACCACCACCTCCCACTCTGACCTGGGACATCTGGCATCACAAGGAG GTCTTGGGATGTATGATAGTCCTTTGTTCCTGCCTGGTAATGAGGATGAGTCTGGGGGCCTCAGTGTTCCCACCACACCCCTGCAGGTGGCTGCCCCAg tGTCCATATTTGCAGAGGTCCCGCCATCTGACGGCACGGAACACACCTCTCAGTCTGTTTCCATGGTAACCACCTCAACCCCAGTCTTGGTGGTGGCCGAAGGACCTAGTCCTGGGGACGAG